In the genome of Vicinamibacteria bacterium, the window AACGCTTTTTGAGCTGGCGCTTCAGTTTCAAGTCCTCGTGCAAGAGCTTGCCGTACTCCTTCGCGGCGTACCAGCGTGAGCGCCAGGTCTTGTTGTACCCGAGGCGAAATCCATACGGGTGGACTTTCTGTCCCATTGAAATCTCCTATTCCTCCTCGCGCTCGGAAACGTGGATCGTCAGATGGCTCGTTCGGTGGATCACCCGGTAGGCACGACCCATCGGTGCCGGCCGGACCCGCTTCAGAGTCGGGCCGGGATTCGCGTAGGCTGCGGTCACGACGAGATCGTCCTCGTCGATTCGCTTGGCTTCCTCGACGGCTTTTTGCTGGGCGTTGGCAATGGCCGAGCGCAACACTTTTTCCAGCGGACCCGAGACCCTCTTGTTCGTGCTCCGGAGGATTGCCAGCGCCTCCACCGCGCGCTTCCCGC includes:
- the rplV gene encoding 50S ribosomal protein L22 → MVEARATAKYVRGAPSKARLVIDLIRGKRAVEALAILRSTNKRVSGPLEKVLRSAIANAQQKAVEEAKRIDEDDLVVTAAYANPGPTLKRVRPAPMGRAYRVIHRTSHLTIHVSEREEE
- a CDS encoding 30S ribosomal protein S3, which encodes MGQKVHPYGFRLGYNKTWRSRWYAAKEYGKLLHEDLKLKRQLKKR